The following are from one region of the Prevotella communis genome:
- a CDS encoding bifunctional hydroxymethylpyrimidine kinase/phosphomethylpyrimidine kinase, with protein sequence MNTTILTITGSDGTGGSGVQADIRLIHELGGRAASVITSITVQNTLGIQEFHDLPASVVRQQVEAIINDLQPQIVKIGLLRRTDVVEMLAEVLRKYQPRQIIYAPVLTSTKGEQLVSATVYESIKRLLLPLCTIVLRPSDLPTGPRHHGDANQLASALAYYLSLGETHRDAMLHAQTYLKALPADYAEGNSRSEELYNQFLMAVEHYFNCYADVAFYAEQLNVSARYLGQVTRRINGRSPKAIIDERIMNEITSLLTSTNRPLKDIAQRLGFSSQAHLSRFFKKHKGQSPTEFQHKNK encoded by the coding sequence ATGAACACGACGATATTGACCATTACAGGTTCTGACGGCACAGGCGGCTCTGGCGTGCAGGCTGACATCCGACTTATCCATGAGTTGGGTGGACGGGCGGCATCGGTCATCACCTCTATCACCGTACAGAATACGCTGGGTATTCAGGAGTTTCATGATCTGCCAGCATCTGTGGTGCGCCAACAGGTGGAGGCTATCATCAATGACCTGCAGCCACAGATTGTGAAGATAGGACTGTTGCGTCGTACGGATGTAGTGGAGATGCTGGCCGAGGTGTTGCGCAAATATCAGCCCCGTCAAATCATCTATGCGCCGGTGCTTACCTCTACCAAGGGTGAACAACTGGTGTCGGCCACGGTCTATGAGTCCATCAAGCGGCTTCTGCTGCCACTGTGCACCATCGTGCTGCGTCCGTCAGATCTCCCTACAGGTCCGCGTCATCATGGTGATGCCAATCAACTGGCGTCAGCTCTGGCTTATTATCTCAGTCTGGGTGAGACTCATCGGGATGCCATGCTTCATGCGCAGACTTACCTGAAAGCGTTGCCCGCAGATTATGCTGAGGGGAATAGTCGCAGCGAGGAACTGTATAACCAGTTTCTGATGGCTGTAGAGCACTATTTTAATTGCTATGCCGACGTGGCTTTCTATGCTGAGCAACTCAATGTCAGTGCCCGCTACTTAGGACAGGTAACGCGTCGCATCAACGGACGTTCGCCCAAGGCGATCATCGACGAGCGCATTATGAACGAGATAACCTCTTTGCTTACCTCTACCAACCGTCCTCTGAAAGATATCGCCCAGCGTCTTGGCTTCTCGTCGCAGGCTCATCTCTCGCGTTTCTTTAAGAAACATAAAGGGCAGTCGCCAACGGAATTTCAACACAAAAATAAATAA
- the pdxT gene encoding pyridoxal 5'-phosphate synthase glutaminase subunit PdxT has translation MKVAVLALQGAFIEHEQMLQRLGVETFEVRQLSDWQQPRDGLVLPGGESTVQMRLLKELGLYEPIREAILGGMPVLGTCAGMILLSEGRLGTMDIEVRRNAYGRQLGSFHTVDTVKGIGTDVPMTFIRAPYIERVLSDKVEVLSTVDGHIVAARQGNQLATAFHPELDDGTRLHELFLGMVVGRSDKE, from the coding sequence ATGAAAGTGGCAGTGTTGGCCCTGCAAGGGGCATTCATAGAGCACGAGCAGATGTTGCAGCGCTTAGGCGTGGAGACCTTTGAGGTCCGACAACTTAGTGACTGGCAGCAACCAAGGGATGGATTGGTATTGCCTGGTGGCGAGAGTACCGTTCAGATGCGCCTGTTGAAAGAACTCGGCTTGTACGAACCTATTCGTGAGGCTATCCTCGGAGGTATGCCCGTCCTGGGCACCTGTGCCGGTATGATACTTCTGTCGGAGGGACGCCTGGGCACGATGGATATCGAGGTGCGCCGCAACGCCTACGGACGGCAGTTGGGCAGTTTCCATACCGTGGATACCGTCAAAGGCATTGGCACGGATGTTCCCATGACCTTTATCCGTGCTCCCTATATCGAGCGCGTGCTGAGCGACAAGGTAGAAGTCCTGTCCACCGTCGATGGCCATATCGTGGCTGCCCGCCAGGGCAATCAGCTTGCTACCGCCTTCCATCCGGAGCTCGACGACGGCACCCGTCTGCACGAGTTGTTCCTGGGGATGGTTGTTGGACGCTCTGACAAGGAGTAG
- a CDS encoding glutamine synthetase III, whose translation MEALRFQVVGEAFKKKPLDVKAPSERPSEYFGKKVFNREKMYKYLPKDVYEKMIDVMDNGARLDRAVADAVAAGMKQWATENGVTHYTHWFQPLTEGTAEKHDSFIEHDGKGGMVEEFSGKLLVQQEPDASSFPSGGIRSTFEARGYSAWDPTSPVFIIDDTLCIPTVFISYSGEALDYKAPLLRALHAVNVAAVDVCHYFDPAVKKVTSNLGWEQEYFLVDEGLYAARPDLLLTGRTLMGHDSAKNQQMDDHYFGSIPERVQAFMKDLEIEALELGIPCKTRHNEVAPNQFELAPIFEETNLAVDHNMLLMSVMKKVARKHGFRVLLHEKPFAGINGSGKHNNWSLSTDTGVLLHAPGKTPEANLRFATFIVETLMGVYRHNGLLKASIMSATNAHRLGANEAPPAIVSSFLGKQLSELLDHIEKADKDDLLAMAGKQGMKMDIPEIPELLIDNTDRNRTSPFAFTGNRFEFRAVGSEANCASAMIALNSAVAEALVEFKKRVDARIPEFAEKLKGTGHSATFHAIIDVLREDIKTCKPIRFDGNGYSDEWVAEAEKRGLDVEKSCPKIFERYLDEASIKMFESLGVMTKKELEARNEVKWETYTKKIQIEARVLGDLSMNHIIPVATRYQSELLTNLNHMSVVFPIDTADKLSARNKKIIQEISERTSAIEKGVEELVEARKKANKITDEHEKAIVYHDKVEPYLDEIRYQIDKLELIVDDALWPLPKYRELLFIR comes from the coding sequence ATGGAAGCATTAAGATTTCAGGTTGTCGGAGAGGCATTCAAAAAGAAGCCACTCGACGTAAAAGCACCAAGTGAGAGACCTAGCGAGTATTTTGGCAAGAAGGTCTTCAATCGTGAGAAAATGTACAAGTACCTGCCTAAGGACGTGTACGAGAAGATGATTGATGTGATGGACAATGGCGCTCGTCTTGACAGAGCCGTGGCCGATGCTGTTGCTGCTGGTATGAAGCAGTGGGCTACGGAGAATGGCGTCACTCACTATACGCACTGGTTCCAACCTCTGACCGAAGGTACTGCCGAGAAGCACGACTCGTTCATTGAGCACGACGGCAAGGGTGGTATGGTAGAGGAATTCAGCGGAAAACTGCTGGTCCAGCAGGAGCCTGATGCTTCTTCATTCCCCTCTGGTGGTATCCGTTCTACTTTTGAGGCTCGTGGTTACTCAGCCTGGGATCCCACCTCTCCTGTATTCATCATCGACGATACCTTGTGTATTCCTACCGTGTTTATCTCTTATAGCGGTGAGGCCCTCGACTATAAAGCACCTCTGCTGCGTGCCCTGCACGCTGTGAACGTAGCTGCCGTAGATGTTTGCCATTATTTTGATCCTGCAGTGAAGAAGGTCACTTCCAACCTGGGTTGGGAGCAGGAGTACTTCCTTGTAGACGAGGGCCTCTATGCTGCCCGTCCAGACCTGTTGCTCACTGGTCGTACCCTGATGGGACACGACTCTGCAAAGAACCAGCAGATGGACGACCACTATTTTGGTTCTATCCCCGAGCGTGTACAGGCCTTCATGAAGGATTTGGAGATTGAGGCTCTGGAGTTGGGTATTCCTTGTAAGACCCGTCACAACGAGGTGGCTCCCAACCAGTTTGAGCTGGCTCCTATCTTCGAAGAGACCAACCTGGCTGTTGACCACAACATGCTGCTGATGTCGGTCATGAAAAAGGTGGCTCGTAAGCATGGATTCCGCGTGCTGCTCCATGAGAAGCCCTTCGCAGGTATCAACGGTAGCGGTAAGCATAACAACTGGAGCTTGAGCACCGATACGGGTGTGCTGCTGCATGCACCTGGTAAGACACCAGAGGCCAACCTGCGCTTCGCTACATTCATCGTAGAGACCCTGATGGGTGTTTATCGCCACAACGGCTTGCTGAAAGCTTCTATCATGAGTGCTACCAACGCTCACCGTCTGGGCGCCAACGAGGCGCCTCCTGCCATCGTTTCTTCCTTCCTCGGCAAACAGCTCTCAGAGTTGCTCGACCATATCGAGAAGGCTGACAAGGACGATCTGTTGGCAATGGCTGGCAAGCAGGGCATGAAGATGGATATTCCTGAGATACCAGAGTTGCTCATTGATAATACCGACCGTAACCGTACATCTCCTTTTGCCTTCACAGGCAACCGTTTTGAGTTCCGTGCCGTAGGTTCTGAGGCCAACTGTGCCAGCGCGATGATTGCCCTGAACAGTGCCGTTGCCGAGGCTTTGGTTGAGTTCAAGAAGCGTGTGGATGCCCGCATTCCTGAGTTTGCAGAGAAATTGAAGGGTACCGGGCACAGTGCCACCTTCCACGCTATTATCGACGTGCTGCGCGAGGATATCAAGACCTGTAAGCCTATCCGCTTCGACGGTAACGGTTACTCTGACGAATGGGTAGCTGAGGCTGAGAAGCGCGGTCTGGACGTAGAGAAGTCTTGTCCCAAGATCTTCGAGCGTTACCTTGACGAGGCCAGCATCAAGATGTTCGAGAGTCTGGGTGTGATGACCAAGAAGGAGCTCGAGGCTCGTAACGAGGTGAAGTGGGAGACCTACACCAAGAAGATTCAGATTGAGGCTCGTGTGCTGGGTGACCTCTCTATGAACCACATCATCCCTGTGGCTACACGCTACCAGAGTGAGTTGCTTACCAACCTGAACCACATGTCTGTTGTGTTCCCCATTGATACTGCTGATAAGCTTTCTGCTCGCAACAAGAAGATTATTCAGGAGATTTCTGAGCGTACTTCTGCTATCGAGAAAGGTGTAGAGGAGTTGGTTGAGGCTCGCAAGAAGGCCAACAAGATTACTGACGAGCATGAGAAGGCTATTGTCTACCATGACAAAGTAGAGCCTTATCTTGACGAGATTCGCTATCAGATTGATAAGTTGGAGCTCATCGTGGATGATGCCCTCTGGCCTCTGCCAAAATATCGTGAACTGCTATTCATCCGTTAA
- a CDS encoding amidophosphoribosyltransferase yields the protein MEQLKHECGVAMIRLLKPLDYYEKKYGTWAYGFNKLYLMMEKQHNRGQEGAGIASVSLTNEPGTEYMFREKAEGKDAITQIFSRVTEEMKGELLMGHLRYSTTGKSGLTFVHPFLRRNNWRAKNLCLCGNFNMTNIDEVFHFLTEQGQSPRIYGDSYITLELMGHRLDREVERLYQEATAKGLTGTDITQYIDEHVEMANVLRSTMEHYDGGYVMCGLTGSGEMFSVRDPWGIRPAFYYRDDELIAIASERPVLQTTFDIQAEDVHELKPGQAIIVHQNGESQLEQIMPAQKLSACSFERIYFSRGSDRDIYQERKRLGEQLTPAILKAVDNDVTNTVFSYIPNTAEVAYYGMTDGFRQQGYSVRTEKVVWKDIKLRTFITDNSERNDLAAHVYDISYGSLREGVDNLVIIDDSIVRGTTLKESIFKILDRLHPKKIVMVSSSPQIRYPDYYGIDMARLEEFCAFRATMALIEERGMWQLVNDTYLACKRELEKPKEQMENCVRAVYAPFTVDEINHKIVEMLRPVDMKAPIELVFQSIEGLHEACPDHPGDWYFTGHYPTPGGTKLVNQAFVNYINKTYTLKENNGGLLSDCK from the coding sequence ATGGAGCAGTTAAAGCATGAGTGTGGCGTGGCGATGATTCGCTTGTTGAAGCCCCTGGATTATTACGAGAAGAAATACGGTACGTGGGCCTATGGTTTCAATAAGCTCTACCTGATGATGGAGAAGCAGCACAACCGTGGACAGGAGGGTGCTGGTATTGCCTCGGTGAGCCTGACCAACGAGCCCGGCACGGAATATATGTTCCGTGAGAAGGCCGAGGGTAAGGATGCGATTACGCAGATTTTCTCTCGTGTCACGGAAGAGATGAAGGGAGAACTGCTGATGGGTCACCTGCGCTATTCTACCACGGGAAAGAGTGGACTGACGTTTGTGCATCCCTTCCTGCGCAGAAATAACTGGCGCGCCAAGAACCTGTGTCTGTGCGGCAACTTCAACATGACGAATATCGATGAGGTGTTTCATTTCCTGACGGAGCAGGGTCAAAGTCCGCGTATCTATGGTGACTCATATATCACGCTGGAGCTGATGGGACACCGTCTGGACCGTGAGGTGGAGCGACTCTATCAGGAGGCTACGGCAAAGGGACTGACGGGCACCGATATCACACAGTATATTGATGAGCATGTGGAGATGGCCAACGTGCTGCGCTCTACGATGGAGCACTACGACGGCGGTTATGTGATGTGCGGTCTGACGGGGAGTGGCGAGATGTTCTCGGTGCGCGACCCCTGGGGCATCCGTCCTGCGTTCTATTATCGTGATGATGAACTGATTGCCATTGCCAGCGAGCGTCCTGTGCTGCAGACCACTTTCGATATCCAGGCAGAGGATGTGCATGAGTTGAAGCCTGGTCAGGCTATCATCGTGCATCAGAACGGTGAGAGTCAGCTGGAGCAGATCATGCCTGCACAGAAGTTGAGCGCCTGCTCATTCGAGCGCATCTATTTCAGTCGCGGCTCTGACCGTGACATCTATCAGGAACGCAAGCGTCTAGGCGAACAGTTGACGCCGGCTATCCTCAAGGCCGTTGATAACGACGTGACCAATACCGTGTTTTCATATATCCCTAACACGGCCGAGGTGGCCTATTATGGTATGACCGACGGCTTCCGTCAGCAGGGCTATAGTGTGAGAACGGAGAAGGTGGTGTGGAAGGACATCAAACTGCGTACTTTCATCACGGACAATTCGGAACGTAATGACTTGGCGGCCCATGTCTATGACATCAGCTATGGCAGTCTGAGGGAGGGCGTGGACAACCTGGTGATTATCGACGACTCGATAGTGCGCGGCACCACACTGAAGGAGAGTATCTTCAAGATTTTGGACCGTCTGCATCCTAAGAAGATTGTGATGGTGTCGAGTTCACCCCAGATTCGCTACCCAGACTACTATGGTATCGACATGGCACGTTTGGAGGAGTTCTGTGCTTTCCGTGCCACGATGGCGCTGATAGAGGAGCGCGGCATGTGGCAGCTGGTTAACGATACCTACCTGGCTTGTAAGCGTGAGCTAGAGAAGCCGAAGGAGCAGATGGAGAACTGTGTGCGTGCGGTGTATGCACCCTTCACCGTCGACGAGATCAACCATAAGATTGTGGAGATGTTGCGCCCTGTGGATATGAAGGCGCCCATCGAACTGGTATTCCAGAGTATCGAGGGACTGCATGAGGCTTGTCCTGACCACCCTGGCGACTGGTATTTCACGGGCCATTATCCCACACCAGGCGGCACGAAACTGGTGAACCAGGCGTTTGTAAACTATATCAACAAAACTTACACATTGAAAGAAAATAATGGTGGTTTACTTTCAGATTGTAAGTAA
- a CDS encoding CTP synthase, with product MDTKYIFVTGGVVSSLGKGIISASIGKLLQARGYKVTIQKFDPYINIDPGTLNPYEHGECYVTADGMETDLDLGHYERFTGIHTTRHNSITTGRIYKTVIDRERRGDYLGKTIQVVPHITDEIKRRMLREDEQNEQLDFVITEVGGTIGDIESAPFMEAIRQLRWQLGRNAVCVHLTYVPYLKAADELKTKPTQHSVKELQGMGIQPDILVLRTERHLDDGMRMKVASFCNVDLECVVQSEDMPSIYEVPVSMQRQGLDAAILRKIGIPVGETPAMKPWHDFLDKQRNATKEVRIGLVGKYDLQDAYKSIRESLNLAGIYNHVKAKIQFVNSEEVTKENIAEKLKGMQGVLICPGFGQRGIEGKIIAAEYTRTHDIPTFGICLGMQMMVIEFARNVLGYKDANSAEMDANTKYNVIDIMEEQKSVTQMGGTMRLGAYECELVKGSKVYEAYGDETLISERHRHRYEFNNKYQEEYEAKGMKCVGINPAANLVEIVEIPEKRWYIGTQFHPEYSSTVLHPHPLFMSFIKACNHSCVPSVASATLRDVERNIKD from the coding sequence ATGGACACAAAATATATCTTTGTTACAGGCGGTGTCGTTTCCTCGTTGGGAAAAGGCATTATCTCCGCCTCAATAGGAAAATTGCTGCAAGCACGCGGCTATAAAGTAACCATCCAGAAGTTTGACCCCTACATCAACATCGACCCAGGTACGCTGAACCCCTATGAGCATGGCGAATGCTATGTGACGGCCGACGGTATGGAGACCGACCTGGACCTGGGGCACTACGAGCGCTTTACAGGTATTCATACCACGCGTCATAACTCCATCACCACCGGTCGTATCTACAAGACGGTGATAGACCGTGAGCGTCGTGGCGACTATCTGGGCAAGACCATTCAGGTGGTGCCTCATATCACGGATGAGATTAAGCGCAGGATGCTGCGAGAGGACGAGCAGAATGAACAGCTCGACTTCGTCATCACTGAGGTGGGCGGCACCATTGGTGATATTGAGAGTGCACCTTTTATGGAGGCCATCCGACAGTTGCGCTGGCAGTTGGGTAGGAATGCCGTGTGTGTGCACCTGACCTACGTGCCCTATCTGAAGGCTGCCGATGAGTTGAAGACAAAACCCACGCAGCACTCCGTGAAAGAGTTGCAGGGTATGGGTATCCAGCCGGATATCCTGGTGCTGCGCACGGAGCGTCATCTGGACGACGGCATGAGGATGAAGGTGGCTTCTTTCTGTAATGTGGACCTGGAGTGTGTGGTGCAGAGCGAGGATATGCCCTCTATCTATGAGGTGCCTGTCAGTATGCAGAGACAGGGACTTGATGCGGCTATCCTACGTAAGATTGGCATCCCCGTTGGAGAGACGCCTGCCATGAAGCCCTGGCATGATTTCCTTGACAAGCAGCGTAACGCTACGAAGGAGGTACGCATTGGACTGGTTGGTAAGTACGACTTGCAGGATGCGTATAAGAGTATTCGCGAGAGTTTGAACCTGGCCGGTATATATAATCATGTAAAGGCAAAGATTCAATTCGTTAACAGCGAGGAGGTGACAAAGGAAAATATTGCTGAGAAACTGAAGGGCATGCAGGGCGTACTGATCTGTCCGGGTTTCGGTCAGCGCGGAATTGAAGGCAAGATTATCGCTGCGGAATATACCCGTACACACGATATCCCCACCTTTGGTATCTGTCTGGGCATGCAGATGATGGTGATTGAGTTTGCACGCAACGTGTTGGGCTATAAAGATGCTAACAGCGCAGAGATGGATGCCAATACAAAATATAATGTTATCGATATCATGGAGGAGCAGAAGAGTGTCACGCAGATGGGCGGTACCATGCGTCTGGGTGCCTATGAGTGTGAGCTGGTGAAGGGCAGCAAGGTCTACGAGGCCTATGGCGACGAGACATTGATTAGCGAGCGCCACCGTCACCGCTATGAGTTCAACAACAAATATCAGGAGGAGTACGAGGCCAAGGGCATGAAGTGCGTGGGTATCAATCCTGCCGCCAACCTGGTGGAGATCGTGGAGATTCCTGAGAAGCGCTGGTACATCGGCACGCAGTTCCATCCCGAATATTCTTCAACGGTGCTGCATCCCCATCCACTGTTTATGAGTTTCATTAAAGCCTGCAATCATTCTTGCGTCCCTTCGGTAGCAAGCGCCACCCTACGGGATGTCGAGCGAAACATTAAAGATTAA
- a CDS encoding ammonium transporter, protein MNEIGISLDTVWMLLAAMLVFWMQPGFALCEAGFTRSKNTANILMKNFVDFMFGSLLFFFLGFGIMFGADTLGGFIGMPNFGDLSFYESDLPVEGFLIFETVFCATSATIVSGAMAERTKFSMYLVYSAVISLIIYPVEGHWTWGGGWLCNDAADSFMMTTFGDVFHDFAGSAIVHSVGGVLALIGALALGPRVGKYDKDGKSRAIPGHNLAMAALGVFILWLGWFGFNPGSQLAASGEVNRVAISHVFLTTNLAAAAGGVSTMFLTYIKYGKPSLSLTLNGVLAGLVGITAGCDLVSPFGAVIIGLVCGIVLVYAIEFIDHKLHIDDPVGASSVHGVCGILGTIMTGLLSVSNGAFYGHGWGFFGAECFGVFVIDLWAAVCGFILFYGIKYIHGLRVNKRIEEEGLDIYEHGEACYN, encoded by the coding sequence ATGAACGAAATAGGAATTTCACTCGATACCGTATGGATGCTATTAGCGGCCATGTTGGTTTTCTGGATGCAGCCCGGTTTTGCGCTGTGTGAGGCTGGTTTTACACGTAGTAAGAACACGGCAAACATCCTGATGAAGAACTTCGTCGACTTCATGTTCGGTTCTTTGTTGTTCTTCTTCCTTGGTTTCGGTATTATGTTTGGTGCCGATACCCTGGGTGGTTTCATTGGTATGCCCAACTTTGGCGACCTGAGCTTCTACGAGAGCGATCTGCCCGTAGAGGGATTCTTGATTTTCGAGACAGTATTCTGTGCTACCTCTGCCACCATCGTCAGTGGTGCCATGGCTGAGCGCACCAAGTTCTCTATGTACCTTGTTTACAGTGCCGTTATCTCACTGATTATCTATCCTGTGGAGGGTCACTGGACCTGGGGTGGTGGCTGGTTGTGTAATGATGCTGCTGACAGCTTCATGATGACCACCTTCGGTGATGTGTTCCATGATTTCGCGGGTTCTGCCATCGTTCACTCTGTAGGTGGTGTGCTGGCCCTGATTGGTGCCCTGGCACTGGGTCCCCGTGTAGGCAAGTACGACAAGGACGGTAAGAGCCGTGCTATCCCCGGTCATAATCTGGCTATGGCTGCTCTGGGTGTATTCATCCTCTGGTTGGGATGGTTTGGTTTCAACCCCGGTTCTCAGTTGGCTGCCAGCGGTGAGGTGAACCGCGTGGCTATCTCTCACGTGTTCCTGACCACCAACCTCGCTGCTGCTGCAGGTGGTGTTTCTACCATGTTCCTCACCTATATTAAGTATGGCAAGCCCTCACTCTCTTTGACGCTTAACGGTGTGCTGGCCGGTCTTGTAGGTATCACTGCCGGTTGTGACCTCGTATCACCTTTCGGTGCTGTCATCATCGGTCTGGTTTGCGGTATTGTCCTGGTTTACGCCATCGAGTTCATTGATCACAAGCTGCACATTGACGACCCTGTAGGTGCTAGCTCTGTACACGGTGTCTGCGGTATCCTGGGTACCATCATGACCGGTCTGCTGTCTGTCAGCAATGGTGCTTTCTACGGTCATGGCTGGGGATTCTTCGGTGCGGAGTGCTTCGGCGTATTCGTGATCGACCTCTGGGCTGCTGTTTGCGGATTTATCCTGTTCTATGGTATTAAATATATCCACGGACTGCGTGTCAATAAGCGTATTGAGGAGGAAGGTCTCGATATCTATGAGCACGGAGAGGCTTGCTACAACTAA
- the pdxS gene encoding pyridoxal 5'-phosphate synthase lyase subunit PdxS, which produces MTNERTLLNRQLAQMLKGGVIMDVTTPEQARIAEAAGACAVMALERIPADIRAAGGVSRMSDPKMIRGIQEAVSIPVMAKCRIGHIAEAQILQAIEIDYIDESEVLSPADNIYHIDKTKFDVPFVCGAKNLGEALRRIAEGATMIRTKGEPGTGDVVQAVSHMRLMQSEIRRLVSMSEDELFEAAKQLQAPYELVKFVHENGKLPVVNFAAGGVATPADAALMMQLGAEGVFVGSGIFKSGNPAKRAAAIVQAVTNYKDAKLLAELSEDLGEAMVGINEQEIQLLMAERGK; this is translated from the coding sequence ATGACAAACGAAAGAACATTACTCAACCGCCAGTTGGCTCAGATGCTGAAGGGTGGTGTTATCATGGACGTGACTACCCCCGAACAGGCCAGGATTGCTGAGGCTGCCGGTGCCTGCGCTGTCATGGCCCTCGAACGAATCCCTGCTGACATCCGTGCAGCGGGTGGTGTGAGTCGTATGAGCGACCCCAAGATGATACGTGGTATCCAGGAGGCCGTGAGCATCCCTGTGATGGCGAAGTGCCGCATCGGTCATATTGCCGAGGCCCAGATTCTGCAGGCTATCGAGATTGACTATATTGACGAGAGCGAGGTGTTGAGTCCTGCAGATAACATCTATCATATCGACAAGACGAAATTCGATGTTCCCTTTGTCTGCGGTGCCAAGAATCTGGGCGAGGCCCTGCGTCGTATTGCTGAGGGCGCCACGATGATTCGTACCAAGGGCGAGCCTGGCACGGGTGATGTGGTTCAGGCTGTGAGTCACATGCGATTGATGCAGAGTGAGATCCGCAGACTGGTGAGCATGAGTGAGGATGAGCTCTTTGAGGCTGCCAAACAACTGCAGGCGCCCTATGAACTGGTGAAGTTTGTGCATGAGAACGGCAAACTGCCTGTGGTCAACTTTGCCGCTGGTGGTGTGGCTACCCCTGCTGATGCCGCGCTGATGATGCAACTCGGTGCCGAGGGCGTGTTTGTGGGCAGTGGCATCTTCAAGAGTGGTAACCCCGCCAAGCGTGCTGCTGCCATCGTGCAGGCCGTGACCAACTACAAGGATGCCAAACTGCTGGCCGAACTGTCAGAGGATCTGGGTGAGGCGATGGTAGGTATCAACGAGCAGGAAATACAACTCTTAATGGCTGAACGCGGAAAATGA